Below is a window of Defluviimonas sp. SAOS-178_SWC DNA.
CGCCTCCACCCCGAGGCAAAGCTCGCGCGCATTTCCGTAGCGCAGGACCGCGACGCCGCCGGCATTGGTGGCAAGATTGCCGCCGATCCGCGCCGTGCCTTCCGAGGCGAGCGACAGCGGAAAAAGCCGCCCCGCGCCCTCCGCCGCGGCCTGCGCGTCGGCCAGCGTCATGCCGGCCTCGGCGATCATCAGCCCCTCTTCGGGCCAGATGCCGCGCAAGGCCGCCATGCGTTCCAGCGACAGGATGAGTGGTGCGGGCCCTTCGGGCATGACCTGCCCGAGAACCAGCCCGGTGCCACCGCCCCAAGGGATGAGTCCGACCCGTTCGGCCGCACAGGTGCGCACGATCTCCGCCACCTCGGCGGTCGAGCGGGGCCGCGCGAGAAGCGCCGCCGGTGTTGCCGCCCTGCGGCGCGGTTCCTCAAGGTATCGCGGTTCGGCGGGGCCGATCGTGCCCTCCGGAAGGCGGGCGGCGAGCGTTTCGGCGAAAGCGGCATCTGCGGGGTTCAGCATGGCCCGATGAAGCACGGTGGGCGCGCGGCCCGCAAGGGGTCAATCGAGCCCCTGCGGCGCAAGTGCGATCACGGTGGGCCGGGACGGGAGCGTACGAAGCGAGATCTCGATCCCACTTTCGCGCCGGATGTCGATGACGAACTCCTCCTCCATGCCGCGCAGGAACCGCGCGAGCCCCTCCGGCCCGAACCAGTGCATCGGCAGGACGATGGAGGAGCGCAGGCGCTTCAGGACCCGGATCATCGTCGGCAAGTCGAGGGTCATGCCTCCATCGACCGGCGCCATAACCACGTCGAGCCGGCCAAGGGCCGCGTATTGCTCCGGTGTCGGTTCATGATGGAGATGGCCGAGATGGCCGATGCAGAGACCCGCGACCTCGAAGACGAAGATCGAATTGCCAGAGGGCTCGACAGTGCCGGCGAACCCCCGGATATCAGTCGGGACGTTGCGGATCAGCATCTCGCCAAGGTCGAGATGATGGTCCGCAGGTTCGCCTGTATAATCCCAGCCCTGAAGCACATGCGCAATGCGCTCGTCGGGCGCGGAGGTCCAGTGCGAGGAATGGGCGTGGTTCATCGTCACCACGTCCGGCACCACGTCGGCGGCACCGAGGATCCCGGTGTAATCGGTCGCGACGGAGAGGCCGCCGGAGGTCTCGATGAAATAGGTCGAATGCCCGACATAGGAGAGCCGGACAGTCTCTTCCGGCAACGGATAGCCCCAGCCCGCGCGCCAGATCATCTCGATCCCCGGCGCAGCATCTGCGATGGCGATGCAGTGGCTTGGTGTGCGGGTCTGCGCAGTCGCTGGTGCAGCAAGCCCGAGGAGCATCGTGCAGCAAAGGATGCGGACGAACATCGGCGTCACCTCCACTGGCAAGGGTAACGTGCCCGGCGTCGTCTCACCCAGCGCAAACCAGTTTCGCCCGACTTCACGCTTGCGTGATCAACCGGCCCCGGTCCGCCCCCTCCGGTCGCTCCGAAGGTTGGCGTAAAGCACGTGGTTGCGCCAGCGGCCATTGATCTGAAGATAGCTCTGCGCGACGCCTTCGTACTTGTAGCCTGTCTTCTCCAGCACCCCGCGCGAGGCGGCGTTTTCCGGCAAGCAGGCGCTTTCGATGCGGCTTAGGTCGAGCACCGTGAAGCAATGGTGGATGACGGCGCGGAGGGCTTCCGCCATGTAGCCCTGCCGGGCGAAGGGCGCGCCGATCCAGTAGCCGATCGTCGCCGCCTGCGCCGGGCCACGGCGGATATTGTCGACCGTCACCGCGCCAAGAAGGCTGTCGTCCGACCGCCTGATCAGAAAGAGCGGCAGCGCCGTGCCGCCCGCATGCGCCCGCGCCGCCCAGTAGACCCGGTTGGTGAACGCCTTGCGGCTCAGGTGGTCTGCCGACCAGACGGGCTCCCACGGCTCCAGGAACGCGCGGCTTTCGGCCCGCAGGGATGCCCAGGCCCGAAAGTCCGAATGTTGCGGCAACCGCAGCGTCATCCGCTCAGTTTCGATCCGGACCTTGCGCCGGCGGACGAGCATCAAGCCGCGAGCCTGCCGCGCAAGGCGTCCAGCGCCGGCGCGCCCCCGACCGGGCCGTAAAGTGCGAGTGCCGTCGTGGCGCCGCCGACCAGCCGCTCGGCAAAGTCGAGGACCGCAGACCGGCCCACCGCTTCGATCTCGGCGGTCGTTTCCTCGGCGGACTGCACCCGCCCCCAGATCGCGATATGACGCGCCATCCGTTCGGCGCGCCCCGAGGGGCTCTCCAACCCCATCAGCAATCCCGCCTTCATCTGCGCCCGCGCCCGCGCGATCTCGGCCTCGGTCATGTCCTCGGCCGCGCGCTTCATCTCGTCGATGGTCAGCCCGGAGAGATCGGCGATCTCCTCGGCCGAGGTGCCGGCATAGATGGTGATCATGCCGGTGTCGTCGTAGCTGCCGGACTGCGCGTAGATCGAATAGCAGAGCCCGCGTTCCTCGCGGATCTTCTGGAAGAGGCGCGAGGACATGCCGCCGCCGAGCGCCGTCGTATAGACCTGCGCGGTGAAGAAATCGACGTCCCGCACGCCCGGCCCCTGGAAGCCGAGCGCGAAATGCACCTGTTCGAGGTCTTTCGTCTCGCGCCGCTCCCCGCCGGACCAGCGCGCCGGCTGAAGCATCCGACGTCCCACCGGCTTCAGGTGGCCGAACAGCGCCTCCGCCTCTCGGACGATGGCAGCGTGATCGACGGCGCCGGCGGCCGAAAGGATCATCTGGTCCGGACCGTAATGCTCGCCGACAAAGTC
It encodes the following:
- a CDS encoding MBL fold metallo-hydrolase translates to MFVRILCCTMLLGLAAPATAQTRTPSHCIAIADAAPGIEMIWRAGWGYPLPEETVRLSYVGHSTYFIETSGGLSVATDYTGILGAADVVPDVVTMNHAHSSHWTSAPDERIAHVLQGWDYTGEPADHHLDLGEMLIRNVPTDIRGFAGTVEPSGNSIFVFEVAGLCIGHLGHLHHEPTPEQYAALGRLDVVMAPVDGGMTLDLPTMIRVLKRLRSSIVLPMHWFGPEGLARFLRGMEEEFVIDIRRESGIEISLRTLPSRPTVIALAPQGLD
- a CDS encoding GNAT family N-acetyltransferase, with protein sequence MLVRRRKVRIETERMTLRLPQHSDFRAWASLRAESRAFLEPWEPVWSADHLSRKAFTNRVYWAARAHAGGTALPLFLIRRSDDSLLGAVTVDNIRRGPAQAATIGYWIGAPFARQGYMAEALRAVIHHCFTVLDLSRIESACLPENAASRGVLEKTGYKYEGVAQSYLQINGRWRNHVLYANLRSDRRGRTGAG
- a CDS encoding M16 family metallopeptidase, which translates into the protein MTTQLTTLPNGLRIVTERMPGLASASIGIWLTAGGRHERPEQNGIAHFLEHMAFKGTARRSALQIAEEIEDVGGYINAYTSREMTAYYARVLEADVPLALDVISDIVLNPAFDPKEIETERHVILQEIGQALDTPDDIIFDWLQEAAFPDQALGRTILGPAERVSAFGRADLTDFVGEHYGPDQMILSAAGAVDHAAIVREAEALFGHLKPVGRRMLQPARWSGGERRETKDLEQVHFALGFQGPGVRDVDFFTAQVYTTALGGGMSSRLFQKIREERGLCYSIYAQSGSYDDTGMITIYAGTSAEEIADLSGLTIDEMKRAAEDMTEAEIARARAQMKAGLLMGLESPSGRAERMARHIAIWGRVQSAEETTAEIEAVGRSAVLDFAERLVGGATTALALYGPVGGAPALDALRGRLAA